A part of Streptomyces sp. NBC_01497 genomic DNA contains:
- a CDS encoding PhoH family protein gives MVTSSKRRSDRRTYVLDTSVLLADPGAMSRFEEHEVVLPIVVITELEAKRHHPELGYFARQALRLLDDFRIRFGRLDAPLPIGDMGGTLRVELNHSDPGVLPAGFRLGDNDSRILAVARNLQAEGYDVTVVSKDLPLRIKASSVGLLAEEYRAELAITDSGWTGMSELPLSGEQVDLLFSEETLYVPEAAELPVHTGLVLQSERGKALGRVTADGNVRLVRGDREAFGIRGRSAEQRIALDLLLDPDVGIISMGGRAGTGKSALALCAGLEAVMERRQHQKVMVFRPLYAVGGQELGYLPGSEAEKMGPWAQAVFDTLSSIAGREVIEEVLGRGMLEVLPLTHIRGRSLHDAFVIVDEAQSLERNVLLTVLSRIGSGSRVVLTHDVAQRDNLRVGRYDGVVAVVEKLKGHPLFAHVTLTRSERSQIAALVTEMLEDGQI, from the coding sequence GTGGTGACCAGCTCGAAGCGCCGCTCCGACCGGCGCACGTATGTACTCGACACCAGCGTCCTGCTGGCCGACCCAGGTGCCATGTCCCGCTTCGAGGAGCACGAGGTCGTGCTCCCGATCGTGGTGATCACGGAGCTGGAGGCCAAGCGGCACCATCCGGAACTCGGGTATTTCGCCCGGCAGGCGCTGAGGCTGCTGGACGACTTCCGCATCCGCTTCGGCCGTCTCGACGCGCCGTTGCCGATCGGCGACATGGGCGGCACGCTCCGCGTCGAACTCAACCATTCGGACCCGGGGGTACTGCCCGCCGGATTCCGGCTGGGCGACAACGACTCGCGGATCCTCGCCGTCGCGCGCAACCTCCAGGCCGAGGGGTACGACGTCACGGTCGTCTCCAAGGACCTGCCGCTGCGCATCAAGGCGTCGTCGGTGGGCCTGCTCGCCGAGGAGTACCGGGCCGAGCTCGCGATCACCGACTCCGGCTGGACGGGCATGAGTGAGTTGCCCCTCTCCGGTGAGCAGGTCGATCTCCTCTTTTCCGAGGAGACGCTCTACGTACCGGAGGCGGCCGAGCTGCCGGTCCACACGGGCCTGGTGCTCCAGTCCGAGCGCGGCAAGGCGCTCGGCCGGGTCACCGCCGACGGCAACGTGCGGCTGGTGCGCGGCGACCGGGAGGCGTTCGGCATCCGCGGGCGCAGCGCCGAGCAGCGCATCGCGCTCGACCTGCTGCTCGACCCGGATGTCGGCATCATCTCGATGGGCGGCCGGGCCGGTACGGGCAAGTCGGCGCTGGCGCTGTGCGCCGGCCTCGAAGCCGTGATGGAGCGCAGACAGCACCAGAAGGTGATGGTCTTCCGTCCCCTGTACGCGGTCGGCGGGCAGGAGCTCGGCTACCTGCCGGGCAGCGAGGCCGAGAAGATGGGCCCGTGGGCGCAGGCGGTCTTCGACACACTGTCGTCGATCGCGGGCCGCGAGGTCATCGAGGAGGTGCTGGGGCGCGGGATGCTGGAGGTCCTGCCGCTCACCCACATCCGGGGCCGGTCACTGCACGACGCGTTCGTGATCGTCGACGAGGCGCAGTCCCTGGAGCGCAACGTCCTGCTGACGGTGCTGTCCCGGATCGGCTCCGGCTCGCGTGTCGTGCTCACCCATGACGTCGCGCAGCGGGACAACCTGCGGGTCGGCCGGTACGACGGAGTCGTCGCCGTGGTCGAGAAGCTGAAGGGGCATCCGCTGTTCGCGCACGTCACGCTGACGCGCTCCGAGCGATCGCAGATCGCCGCGTTGGTGACGGAGATGCTCGAAGACGGACAAATCTGA
- a CDS encoding isoprenyl transferase, producing the protein MNLRDLVYRLYAHRVEGRLDLSQGPKHIGVILDGNRRWAKASGGTTEQGHKAGASKIQEMLGWCSETNVEVVTLWLLSTDNFDRPEEELTPLLGIIEDAVRDLAADGCWQVHHVGTMDLLPAGTQLVLKEAEQATVGNKGILVNVAVGYGGRQEIADAVRSLLHDHAAQGTSYEDLAEIVDIDMISSHLYTRGQPDPDLVIRTSGEQRLSGFMLWQSAHSEYYFCDVFWPAFRKVDFLRALRDYAARHRRYGG; encoded by the coding sequence GTGAACCTGCGCGACCTTGTGTACCGGCTGTACGCCCACCGGGTCGAGGGACGTCTCGACCTTTCCCAGGGCCCCAAGCACATCGGGGTCATCCTCGACGGGAACCGCCGCTGGGCCAAGGCGTCGGGCGGTACCACCGAACAGGGTCACAAGGCGGGTGCCAGCAAGATCCAGGAGATGCTCGGCTGGTGCTCCGAGACCAATGTCGAGGTCGTCACCCTCTGGCTGCTGTCCACGGACAACTTCGACCGGCCCGAGGAGGAGCTGACCCCGCTGCTGGGGATCATCGAGGACGCGGTGCGTGATCTGGCCGCGGACGGCTGCTGGCAGGTCCACCACGTCGGCACGATGGACCTCCTGCCCGCCGGGACGCAGCTGGTGCTGAAGGAGGCCGAACAGGCCACGGTCGGCAACAAGGGAATACTCGTGAACGTCGCCGTGGGCTACGGCGGCCGGCAGGAGATCGCCGACGCCGTGCGGTCCCTGCTGCACGACCACGCCGCCCAGGGCACCTCGTACGAGGACCTGGCCGAGATCGTCGACATCGACATGATCTCCTCCCACCTCTACACCCGCGGCCAGCCGGACCCCGACCTCGTCATCCGCACGAGTGGGGAGCAGCGCCTGTCGGGCTTCATGCTCTGGCAGAGTGCCCATTCGGAGTACTACTTCTGCGACGTCTTCTGGCCCGCGTTCCGCAAGGTCGACTTCCTGCGCGCCCTGCGCGACTACGCGGCCCGTCACCGCCGCTACGGGGGCTGA